From the Rhinopithecus roxellana isolate Shanxi Qingling chromosome 5, ASM756505v1, whole genome shotgun sequence genome, the window tgagtagctgggattacaggtgcccgccaccactcccgggtagttttttgtattttttagtagagatggggtttcaccgtgttagccaggatggtctcgatctcctgacctcgtgatccgcctgtctcagcctcccaaagtgctgggattacaggcttgcaccaccgcgcccggctaaattttttcaCCTGTCAGATAAGATTCTTTTTTAATAGATACTACATTagtcatgcctgtggtcccagctgcttgggaggctgaggtggatagattgcttgagcctgggaggcagacattgcagtaaGGTGAGAATAAGATACTACATTTTATTATCAAAATTATGCTtagcttcactttttttttttttttttttttttttttttttgtcttttacctTGCAGCTCCAGCTGAAAGGATTAGCttcacttttaaacatttttggccaggcgtggtggctcacgcctgtaatcccagcactttggaaggctgaggtgggtggatcacctaaggtcaggaatttgagaccagcctggtgaaacctggtctttcctaaaaatacaaaaattagctgggcgtggtggcacacacctgtagtcccagctactcaggaggccgaggcatgaaaatcacttgaacccaggtggcagaggttgcagtgagccaagatcatgccactgcactacagactggctgacagagtgagattctgtctttaaaaaaaaaaaattgatcatcTGAAACATTTCTAAGTGTATAGtagcattaagcacattcacgaTGTTGTGCAGCAAatctccagaatgttttcatcttgcaaaCTAAGCCTCAGTACCCATTAAACTTAGCTTGACTTttgatatgtaattttttatgtgttttctgtttcctttctgttttattaacATGAAGTTTCTGGACCAGCAGAGCTGAAGGAACCCAAACTTGGACTGAAGTGACTCTACTAAGGTAATGCCTCCTTTTGATATCCTACCTGGGCCAGTGGCAGACCCCTCTCCCTGACAATGCTGGGTCCAGGGCTCCAGGCAGCCAGGGGAAGATGAAGACAGGCACTAATGTCCCCCTTGAAGGGTTGGCCCTGGGCACTTACACACACATTGGCGCCATCCTCACCCAAATACTTCTATGCGTGACCAACTGGAATCACTGTGAAGCATGGAAAAGCTTTTCCCACAAAAGAAGTTGTCATCTTTGAAACCCTGAGCTCTCTCATGCGTTGGAACTCAGGTATGATTTTCTGGAGGGCAGTTTGATGGTGTGCATCAAAAACCTGAGCCATGGGAGTGTGAGACTGCCGGAACAGcatagcaagtccctgtctctaccaaaaataaaacaaaacaaaaccaaaacctgaGCCATGGACCTACTCTGACCCAGTggtatattttaaaggaaaataaaaacgtGACGTGTTCAGTgatgagtgtgtgagtgtataGGATGTTCATTGCCACATTGTGTATAATAGAATGAAACTAGCTACAACCTATATAAACAGTTGAAGATTGGTTTAAAAGTCAAGATCCGTCTATGTATGAAAATGAAGCTAAACAAAAATTGTGATTTTTCCTTAGGCATTGTCACAAAGGGTTAtagtttatctttattttttctccattaaaaaatttactcaatatatgtaatttttagaaagaaaaaatagttgatATACATGAgacataaaatgtgtgtgtgtgtgtttattagtctgttctcacgttgctatgaagaaatgcctgagactgggtaatttataaaggaaagaggttttattgactcacagttctgcaagggtggacaggcctcaggaaacttacagccatgacagaaggggaagcaaacacatccttcttcacatggcagcagcaaggagacgTGCAGAGCAAAGAGGGAGGTaaagccccttgtaaaaccatcagatctcatgagaactcactctcatgagaacagcatggaggtgaccacccccatgattcaattactttccactgggcccctcccacaacaagtggggattataggaaccacaaggtgagatttgggtgcagacatagccaaaccatatctatctatctatctatctatctatctatctatctatctatctatctatctatctatattttttgagacagagtttcactcttactgtccaggctggagcgcaatggcgcaatctcggcagtgcccggtggcacatgcctgtagttccacaTACTTGGGATTCTGAGGTgaaagaatcccttgagcctgggaggtcaaggcttcagggAGACgtgttcgcaccactgcactcctgcctgggtgacagagtgagaacctgtttcaaaataaaataggccgtggctgggcgcagtggctcacgcctgtaatcccaacactttgggaagccgaggctggtggatcacctgaggtcaggagttcaagaccagccagaccaacatggtgaaaccctgtctctatcaaaaatacaaaattagctggccatggtggcagattcctgtaatcccagctacttgggaggctgaggctggagaattgcttgaacctgggatgtagaggttgcagtgagccaagatagcgccattgcactccagcctgggtgacagagtgataagtaaataaataggccaggcgcggtggctcaggcctgtaatctcagcactttgggaggccgagaggggagggtcacctgaggtcaggatttcaagaccagcctggccagtatagtaaaaccctgcctctactaaaaatacaaaaattagccgggcctggtggcgggtacctgtaattccagctccttgggaggctgaggcacgagaatcacttgaacctgggaggtggaggttgcagtgagccaagatcgtgccactgccctctagcctgggcagagtaagactctgtctcaaaaaaataaaaaacaaataatctgggcatggtggctcatgcctataatcccagcactttgggaggccaaggtgaagggatcactcgaggtcagaagttcaagaccagcatggccaacatggtgaaacaccatctctactaaaaatacaaaaattacccaggtgtggtggtgcctgcctgtaacgccagctgcccaggaggctgaagtgggagaacctgcttgaacccgggaggcggaggttacagtgaaccgagatcactgccactgcactccagcctgggtgacagagtgagattctatctcaaaataaataaataaataaattaaataaataaataaataaataaataaataaaattaaaatgtctagaAGTGGGTTACCATCAtgtgtttttcatcttttatgattattttaggTCAGCTCTATGGCTTTTCCACATGATTCAAATGAAACTTCCTATTTACTACCTCCAAACAATGAGGACTGGGACAGGCAAGCCATTCCTGACTTTGTTTATGGGCAGAAGgatctcatggcagaagggattCAGTGGCCAAGGAATGCACCTGGCATCCTGGAAGCTCTGCCACAGTCTCCATTTGATGCTGCACTCTGCTGTGCCTGGAAGCAGCGGGTAGAGCTGGGGCTGTTTCGCTACCGCCTACGGGAGCTACAGACACAAATCCTCCCTGGTGCGGTGGGTTTCGTGGCTCAGCTGAATGTGGAGCGTGGTGTGCAGAGGAGGCGCCCACAGACCATCAAGAGCGTGAGGCAGGCATTTGACCCTGAACAGTTCAACTTCAACAAGATCCAGCCCGGAGAAGTCCTCTTCCGTTTGCACCGGGAGCCTGATCTCCCTGGGACTCTCCTGCAAGAGGACATCCTTGTGGTGATCAATGTCAGCCCCTTGGAGTGGGGCCACGTGCTGCTGGTGCCTGAGCCTGCCCGCGGGCTCCCCCAGCGCCTGCTGCCGGGTGCACTGAGGGCGGGGATTGAGGCTGTACTGCTGAGCTTACACCCGGGCTTCCGTGTTGGCTTCAACAGCCTGGGAGGCTTGGCCTCAGTGAACCACCTCCACCTACATGGCTATTATCTGGCCCACAGACTGCCCGTGGAGCAGGCGCCAAGCAAGCCCCTGGACCCTGGAGGCCATTTGCATCTGCTCCAGGGCCTCCCAGCTCCGGGCTTCCTCTTTTATACTCGTGGGCCAGGGCTTGACTTGGAGTCCTTGATACGCAGGGTATGTCAGGGCCACTGATTATCTGACTGACCATGAGATTGCACATAACTTGTTTGTGACCCGGGGAGCTCCGCCAGGAAAGACATCACCTTCCTCAGCCCTCACAGGGGTCCGAGTAATTCTGTGGGCCCGGAAGTCCTGCTTTGGGATAAAGGATGGTGAGGCTTTCAACGTTGCCCTCTGTGAGCTGGCTGGGCACCTCCCTGTCAAAACATCCCAGGACTTTAGCAGCCTGACAGAGGCAGCTGCTGTGGCCCTCATTCAGGACTGTCGGCTGCCCCCATCCCAGGCAGAAGAGGTACAGGCAGCACTGGTGGCCCTGATGTCCCAGGAAGAGCAATAATACTTCTGGAtgtatttatgttcttttcttcttttcttttgagataggtctcactctgtcacccaggctagagtgcagtggtgtgatcccggctcactgtagcctcgacctctggggcggaagtgatcctcccacctcagcctcttgagtagctgagactacaggcacgtaccaccacacacctggccaactttattttaacaattaggtgattttgtatttttttttacatagacagggtttcaccatgttgcccaggctggtcttgaactctttcaagggctgaagcaatcctctcacctcagcctcccaaagtgctgagataacaggagTGAGCCCTTGCACCTAGCCtggatgtatttcttttctttcattcttttttttttttttttgagacagagtctcgctctgtcacctaggctggggtgcactggcgcgatctcggctcactgcaacctccacctccagggttcaagtgattctcctggctcagcctccggagtagctgggactacaggctcctgccaccacacccggctaatttttttgtatttttaaaagagaaggggtttcagtgtgttggccaggctggtcttgaactcctgacctcaggtgatctgcctgcctcggcctcccaaagtgctgtgattacaggcgtgagccaccgtgcctagcctggATGTCTTCATTTTTTACCTGATGTGTCCCTTTCCAGAGCGCTGCCCATCATGGTCATTTGgacatttattttcatggctgCCTTCTCACCTATCTCAGCCTAAGAAGAAGGATAAAGAAAGAGCTAATAATGATCTTTTTAAAGGGGAGCTGATAATGGTCTCTTTAAAGGGGAGAAAGCCTAGAAAAATTCTACTGAGTCAGACTTCATGAATGTATCTGCTACTTCTCCCCGTTCTTGATCAAGCCCCAGTGGTGTTAAAAAGGAGTGTGTGTGACAGTTACACACTCCCGACTTTATATTTGGACTTTGTCTTTCTTTGATATCAAATGTTAGCAAGGTGATAGTGCATGTGCCTCCAGCACTGAGCTGCCATTTCTGTTCTCAGCCTCTCCGTTTATTCCCCTTTGCTCAccacttatttttattacttcattccttctttccatttAGCCCTGCTCCACCCAAATGCCCCCCTCCACTTTCCCGGCCACCTTGAGCTTTCCTCTAGCCCCCAACACTGAGTTGAATGCTCTTCACTGACATCATCTGATGTAAAAACACAGTGTCATCACAATTTCCCAGGtgcatgtctttatttttttgtaaggctgggtgcagtggtgcaatcacagctcactgcagactggAACTATTGGGCTCAAGctaccctcccacttcagccccctgagtagctgggatgacaggtgtgcaccatcacacctggctaactcttttagttttttgtagagacagggtcttgctatgttgcccaggttgctgtcaaactcctggcctcaagaaatcctcccaccttggcctcccaaagtgctaagatgccaccacaccttgcttcagtgttttttgtt encodes:
- the GDPGP1 gene encoding LOW QUALITY PROTEIN: GDP-D-glucose phosphorylase 1 (The sequence of the model RefSeq protein was modified relative to this genomic sequence to represent the inferred CDS: deleted 1 base in 1 codon), producing MAFPHDSNETSYLLPPNNEDWDRQAIPDFVYGQKDLMAEGIQWPRNAPGILEALPQSPFDAALCCAWKQRVELGLFRYRLRELQTQILPGAVGFVAQLNVERGVQRRRPQTIKSVRQAFDPEQFNFNKIQPGEVLFRLHREPDLPGTLLQEDILVVINVSPLEWGHVLLVPEPARGLPQRLLPGALRAGIEAVLLSLHPGFRVGFNSLGGLASVNHLHLHGYYLAHRLPVEQAPSKPLDPGGHLHLLQGLPAPGFLFYTRGPGLDLESLIRRVCRATDYLTDHEIAHNLFVTRGAPPGKTSPSSALTGVRVILWARKSCFGIKDGEAFNVALCELAGHLPVKTSQDFSSLTEAAAVALIQDCRLPPSQAEEVQAALVALMSQEEQ